A stretch of DNA from Streptomyces xanthii:
CGCTCACCGCCGCCGAGGCGGCCACGGGCCGGCGGCTCTTCGCCATGCCCGTCCTGGAGTCCCCCGAACTGCTGCACCTGGAGACCCGCACCGAGACGCTCGCCGGCATCTCCCGCACCGTCGACAAGTACCGCGACCGCGTCCTCGCCCTGCGCCTCGGCGTCACCGACTTCTGCTCCGCGTACGGGCTGCGCCGGCCGCCGGACATGACCGCGTACGACGTCCAGATCGTGGCCTCCGTCATCGGCGACGTCGTCAACCGGCTCGGCCGCTCCGACGGCACCGGCTTCACCGTGACCGGACCCGTCTGGGAGTACTTCCGCCACCAGGAGCGCATGTTCAAGCCGCAGCTGCGCCGCAGCCCCTTCCTGGAGGTCCGGGCCGACGAGCTGCGCCAGGCCCTCATCCAGCACGACATGGACGGCCTGCTGCGCGAGATCGAACTCGACCGGGCCAACGGGCTGCAGGGCAAGACCTGCATCCACCCCTCGCACGTCCTGCCCGTGCACGCGCTGTCTGTGGTCAGCCACGAGGAGTACAGCGACGCCCGGGACATCCTGCGCCCCGAGCGCGACGGCGGCGGCGTCATGCGCTCCGCGTACACGAACAAGATGAACGAGGTGAAGCCGCACCGCGCCTGGGCCGAGCGCACGCTCCAGCGCGCCGAAGCCTTCGGCGTGGCCCGCGAGGACGTCGGCTTCGTGGAACTCCTGGCGGCGGGCCTGCCCGCATGAGCCGTACGACGAACGTGGAAGGAAACGGGAACGACGTGGTGTGGACGGGTACCTGGGTCGCCGAGCGGCTCGGCGTCGAGCTGAACGGCGTGGAGCGCGACGGTGAGCGGCGGCTGACGGAGCTGCTCGGCCTCGCGCTGCGCCGCAACCCCAAGCGGGCCCATCTGCTCGTGTCGAACGTGCTGGGCAAGCACGTCCCGCAGCGCCCCTCCGTGGTCCGGGCCGCGGGCCACGACCTGGGCGTACGCGTCCGCGCGCTGCTCGGCGACGCGCAGGCCGCCCGCGCCGTCGTGCTCGGCTACGCGGAGACCGCGACCGGCCTCGGCCACGCCGTCGCCGACGGCATCGACCTGGCCCCCTACCTGCACTCCACGCGCCGCCCCGTCGAGGGCGTCGCCCGCGCCGGCGGCTTCGAGGAGTCCCACTCCCACGCCACCTCGCACCTGCTGCTCCCCGAGGACCCCGCCCTCCTCGCCGGCGACGGACCGCTCGTCCTCGTCGACGACGAGTTCTCCACGGGCAACACGGTCCTCAACACGATCCGCGCCCTGCACGAACTGCACGCCCGCGACCACTACGTCATCGTCGCGCTCGTCGACATGCGCTCGCCCGGCGACCAGGGCCGCCTCGACGCGTTCGCCGGCGAGATCGGCGCCCGCGTCGACCTCGTCGCCGCCGCCCGCGGCACGGTCGCCCTGCCCGACGGCGTGCTGGAGAAGGGCCAGGCCCTCGTCGAGGAGCACGAGGGCGCCGACGCGCCCCCGCGCCGGAGCGAGCGCGGCGAGATCGTCCGCGTCACCGGGCTCGGCTGGCCGGCCGGCGTGCCCGACGGCGGCCGGCACGGCTTCACGCCCGCGCACCGCGCCGCCCTGGAGGCCGCGCTGCCCGCCATGGCCGCGCGCATCGCCCCCCACATCGAGGGCCGCACCCTCGTCCTCGGCAACGAGGAACTGATGTACGCCCCGCTGCGCCTGGCCACCGCCCTGGAGGACACCGGCGCCGACCTCGCGTACTCCACCACCACCCGCTCGCCCGTCCTCGCCGTCGACGACCCCGGCTACGCGATCCGCACCCGCCTCGTCTTCCCCGCGCACGACGACCCGGCCGACGGCCCCGGCGACCGCTTCGCGTACAACGTGGCGGGCGGCGGCTTCGACACCGTCGTCGTCTGCCTCGACTCCGCCGGCGACACCCCCGGGCTGAGCGCGCCCGGTGGCCTCCTCGACCGCGTCGCCGAGCACACCGCCCGCGTCGTGGTCGTCGTCATCCCCTCCTACGTGCCCGCGTCCGCGACCGCGCCCGAAAGGCCCCCCATGTCCCTGCCCGAGCCGCTGCGCGGCCCCGCCTTCTCCTCGTACGCCCCGGACGAGGTCGGCTGGCTGCTCCAGGACCTCTCGGACGTGACCCTGGAGGCGCCCACCGAGGAGCGCGAGGAGGCCATCCAGAGCGGCGGCGCGCACTACGCGGAGTCGCTGCCCGTCGAGTACCAGCCCAGCGAGCAGTACCAGGAGCTGTTCCACGCCGCGCTCGACACCTCCGCCGGGCGCATCGCCCGGGCCGTCGGCGTCGTCACCGAGACCGTGCTCGCCGAGCGCCCCGGCCGGCGCCCCGTCCTCGTCTCGCTGGCCCGCGCCGGCACGCCCGTCGGCGTGCTCATGCGCCGCTGGGCCGCGCACCGGCACGACCTCGACCTCCCGCACTACGCCGTCTCCATCGTCCGCGGCCGCGGCATCGACGCCAACGCGCTGCGCTGGCTCGCCGCCCACCACGACCCGCGCGACGTCGTCTTCGTCGACGGCTGGACCGGCAAGGGCGCCATCACCCGCGAACTCGCCGCGGCGATACGGGAGTTCGAGGCGTCCGGGGGCGCGGCCGGCTTCGACCCGGAGATCGCGGTGCTCGCCGACCCCGGCTCCTGCGTGCGCACCTACGGCACCCGCGAGGACTTCCTCATCCCCTCCGCCTGCCTCAACTCGACCGTGTCCGGGCTGATATCGCGCACCGTGCTGCGCGCCGACCTGGTGGGGCCCGAGGACTTCCACGGGGCGAAGTTCTACCGGGAGCTGGCCGGCGCGGACGTCTCCGGCGCGTTCCTCGACGCGGTCGCCGCACGCTTCGACGACGTCACGGACGCGGTGGACCTCGCCGTCAAGGAGCTCCTGGAGGCCGACCGCACACCCACCTGGGAGGGCTGGGCCGCCGTCGAGCGGATCAGCGAGGAGTACGGCATCCACGACGTGAACCTGGTCAAGCCCGGAGTCGGTGAGACGACCCGGGTGCTGCTGCGCCGCGTGCCGTGGAAGATCCTGGCCCGCGCGGACGCCGGAGCGGACCTCGACCACGTGCGCCTGCTCGCCGAGCAGCGCGGCGTCCCGGTCGAGACCGTGGACGAACTGCCGTACAGCTGCGTCGGATTGATCCACCCGCGGTTCACGCGCGGGGCGACGGGTGCGGACGGCAAGGCGGTGGCGTCGAAGTGAGCGCGGGGAGTTCTGCCATGGGTGCGAGCGCGGGTGTCTCGGTCGTCGCGAGCGACCTCGACCGTACGTTGATCTACTCGGCCGGGGCCCTCGGGCTCACGATGCCCGACGCGCAGGCCCCGCGACTGCTCTGCGTCGAGGTCTACGAGAGCAAGCCGCTGTCCTACGTCACGCAGGACGCGGCCGGACTGCTGGCCGAGCTGGGCCGGCGGTCCGTGTTCGTGCCGACGACCACGCGGACGCGGGAGCAGTACGGGCGGATCCGGCTGCCCGGGCCCGTGCCGAAGTACGCGATCACCGCGAACGGCGGGCACCTGCTGGTCGACGGCGTCTCCGACCCCGACTGGCGGGCGGCCGTGGGGGAGCGGCTGGAGCACGAGTGCGCGCCGCTCGCCGAGGTGCGGGAGCGGATGGTGGCGGCCGCCGATCCGCAGTGGCTGCTCAAGGAGCGGGTCGCCGAGGACCTGTTCGCGTACCTGGTCGTGGACCGGGCGCGGCTGCCCGAGGGCTGGGTCAAGGAGCTCGGGGCGTGGGCGGAGGAGCTCGGCTGGTCCGTCTCCCTGCAGGGACGCAAGGTCTACGCCGTGCCGAAGCCGCTCACCAAGGGCGCGGCCGTACGGGAGGTCGCCCGGCGGGTCGGCGCCGGGCGGGTGCTCGGGGCGGGGGACTCGTTGCTGGACGCGGATCTTCTCGGCGCGGTGGACCTGGGCTGGCGCCCCGACCACGGCGAACTCGCGGACCTGGGCTGGACGGCCCCCCACGTGACCCCTCTCCCGGACCGAGGAGTCCTGGCCGGCGAATCAATCCTCCGAGCCTTCCTGAACGAACTCTGACCCACCCGGCGCCGGAGCCGGTCCACGCCCCGTCGCCGGGGACCGAATCGCACCCCAGGCGCGGGCGGGGTTGCGCGCCCGTGCCTGTGCCCGCGCCCATGCCCGCGCGTCGTACCCGTACCCGTGCCTGTGCCTGTATCCGCGCCCTGGCCCAGCCCCGCTCCCACCCGCCCGCCCCCTCCGGGGGCGTCGGCCCGGCACCGGGGCGCGGCACTGGACGGATCAGCGGCTCCGCCGAGGGCGCGATCAAGGCGAGGGCAGATGCGCCCCGTCAGGGGCGCGGGGAATTGCGCGATCAGCCACGACGGCGCGGTAGTCGGCGACGATCGTCCGCCCCGGCGGCGCCTCGGTAGCCGAGGCCGACCAACCCCGGTGGGGCGGGCGAGGCTCGTTGGCCAGGGTGCGCTCGGGGCGCCGGACAATGCGACGGCGCTCAGAGGGGGCCCACAACGCCGTAGGCTGTCCGCATGCCTCGTTATGAATACCGGTGCCGCGAGTGCGGGGAGCTGTTCGAGCTGGCTCGGCCGATGGCTGAGTCGTCGGCTCCGGCGAGCTGCCCCGCGGGCCACTCGGACACGGTCAAGCTCCTGTCGACCGTCGCGATGACCGGCGGCGCCGGACGCGCCCCCGCCCCCAGCGCCGCAGGCGGCGGTTGCTGCGGAGGCGGTTGCTGCGGCTAGGGCCTAGGGCCTTTCTTTCGGATCAGGCTGGGCTCGCGGGGCGTGGCACGCGCATCTGCGGCGTTGTCGTCGGTTGCCAACTCCCCCAAGCTCTCGGCTTCGCTCGAGCAGGGGGGACCCCCATCGCGTTGTCGCCCTCCTCCGCCTTGCAGCTGCACGCACCACGCCCCGCTCCCTGATCCAGCCTGATCCGAAAGAAAGGCCCTAGAGCTCGTCGGGGCGGTGGCGGGCCTGCCAGTACGGGTTGTCGTGCGGCAGCCCCCCGCTGACCCGCCCGTACATGCCGAAGAACATCAGCAGCAGCCCGACGACAAAGCTGAACAGCACGTTCTGCATCTTGAACGCCAGGAAGTTTGCACCGGTGTCGAGCAGGGCCAGGTTCACGAAGCCGCTGAGGATGAACAGGACGCCCAGCGTCATGTTCAGGGTCGACGCGAAGTTGCCGCCGACGACCATGCCGGCGAACAGCAGCAGGCCGACGCAGATGGACAGCACGCTGAGCGCGCCGTTCGTGTTGAGGCCCGCGACGGTGTCACCTCCCGTGTCGAAGAAGCCGATCCTGTCGATGAGGCCGAGGATGCCGAAGGCCAGCAGGACGAGACCCATGAGACCCGCCCCGGCGCGGTAGACCTGGCTGAGCCGGTGATCGACGGGCAGGTGCTCGTCCAGCCTGACGCGCCGCCGGGATCGTGGGTGGAGTACTTGCGTGGCCGCCATGATCGCCTCGCCTCCTCGCGCGTACGTACTCCAAGGATCCGCCCGCCGCACGGCGAGTGCCAACATCGCCGGAGGCCGAGAGGACGCGCAGGTCAGGCGGCCCCGCCGCGGTCCTCGCGGATCTGGGCGACGACCCGGGCGACGGTCTGCCGCACCGCCTCCGTCTCGGTCAGGAAGTGCCAATAGTCGGGGTGGCGGCCCTCCAGGCCGGCGACGGCGCGGTCGAGCCGGCCCACGGAGTCGTCCAGCGGGCGGGCGTGCCGCGGATCGGGCGTGGCGCGGCCGGCCATCGCGAGGCGCTGCGCGTCCCGGATCGCGAACCGCGTTCGGTCGATCTCCTGCTGAGGGTCCTTCGCCACCGCGTTCAGCCGCCGCAGCCGGTCCGAGGCCGCGGAGACCGACTCGTCCGTCGTGTTGAGCAGGGCGCGGACGGTGGAGAGCCGGGACGTCGCGTCCGGCCAGCGCTGTTCGTCACGGGCCGTGCGGGCCTCGGCGAGCTTGGTCTCGGCCTGCTTCACGTTCTCCGCGGCGAGCTCCGGGACGCGCTGGAGGTCCTGCCAGCACGCGGCGGCGAACCGGCGCCGCAGCTCGCTGAGGACCGGCTCGACCTGCCCCGCCCGGGTGGTCAGGGCCTGGGCGCGAGTGCGCAGCGAGACGAGTCTGCGGTCGATCTCGGCGGCCTTCTCGGGCAGCCGCTGCGCCTCCGCGCGCACCGCCTCGGCGTCCCGGGCGACCCGCTCGGCCCGCTCCAGGGTCTCGGGCACGCCGTGCTGCCCGGCCCCCTGGTTGAGCCTGGTCAGCTCGGGGCCGAGGGCGGCGAGCCGGGCCGCGAGGTCGTCGGCCTTGAGCCCGGCCTGGCGGACCGCGTCCAGCGCGTTCGTCGCCGCGAGCAGGGCCTGGCGGGCGCGCTCCACGGCGGGGGCGAGCCGGGCCAGTTGGGTCTCGGCCTTGCCGAGCAGCGGGCCGAGACCCTGCGCGAACCGGTCGAGGTCCTGCTTGACCCGGACCAAGTCGTCCTTCGCCCGCGCCAGTTCGCCCCGGGCGCGGGCGGCGACGGAGGCCTCCAGGTCGTCCCGGTCGAGGTCGTGGGCGTCGACCGCGGTGATGTACCGCCCGCTGGCCTCGTCGATGCGGGCGCCGAACTGCTGGAAGTCGGTGACGGCGCGGCGGGCGGCGGGGGAGTCGTCGACGGCCGTGATGGTCTCGATGGAGATCCGCAGGTCGCGCTGGGCGGTGTCCAGCTCGTAGAACGCCGCGGCGGCCGCGTCCTTGGCGGCCTGCGCCTCGGCCCGCTGGCTCTCCGAGCGGCCGCCGAACCAGCGGCGCGTACCGCCCGCGTGGAACGAGGCGGTGACCGCGGCGGCCAGCAGCGGCACCGGCAGCAGCGTCAGGGTGAGGAGGTCCCGCCAGGGGGACGCGGGGACGCGGCGCTGAACGACACGGCCACGCACCCCTCGGGGACGCTTCGTCGTCGCCGTCGTCACCAACCTCTGACCTCTCCTGTGCCCGTCGCCAGCCTTGACCGGTGTTCATTCTCCCACCGGTTAATGACGAACACACGGCCCCGTTAGTTCGCGGTTCGGAGGGTGACTTTTCCGTCCTGGGTGCGGACCGTGACCCGGTGCGCGCTGTCGGCGTCGCGCGGCACGGACACCCGGACCGAGCCGTCGTCCGTGTGCGAGCTCACCCGGTACGCGGCCGATCCGGGCAGCGCGACATCGAGCGAGCCGTCGTCGCTGACGGCGTCGACCCGGTCGGGCACGGTGCGCAGGTCCAGGTCCGCCGAGCCGTCCTGGGTACGCACGGACACCTGGCGGGCGTCGATCCCGGTGGCCTTCACGGAGCCGTCGTCGCTGCGCACCCGCAGCGGCCCGGCGCTGTTGCCGATCCGGACCGAGCCGTCCTGCGAGGTGATGTCGAGGCCGTGCCGGAAGCCGGTGGCGCGCACGCTGCCTTCGTCGGTCCGTACGACGACCTCGACGCCCCGCGGCACCTCGACGCGGTGCCGGGACGAGCAGTCGGCGATGAAGCCGGAGCAGTCGAGGCGCAGCGTCAGCCGGTCCTCGTCGCCGTCCCAGCGCCAGGTGGTCCGCGGGTCGGAGCCGATCACGGTGGAGCCCTGGAACCACCGGGTGACCTTCACCTCGTCGCCGTCGGCGGGGACGAGTTCGAGCGCGGAGTCGTCGGAGTCGACGGTGAGGGTGCGGCCCTGGAGGGCGAAGGAGCGGTGCTCGGGCCGGGTGTCGTCGCCGGCGTCGGCACCGCAGGCCGTCAGGCCCGCCGCGAGGGCGGCGGTGGCGGCGGTGACGGCGAGCACGCGGGCGGTGCGGTGCGGACGGCGGACGGTCATGGCGAACTCCCCCTGGGGCGACGGCTGGTGCGGGGGGCCTCGGCGTCCGGCCCGTCATGAACGTACGGGGGGAGCGGTCCGGGCGGGATCCGGACGGCCACCGGATCCACGGTGGGGTAAACCCCCGCAGCGGCCCGGCCCGATACGGGTTTGCGGGGCACGGGCGTCGGCAGGGTAGGCTGTCGGCTCGTCCTGGTCACAGCGCCAGGCTGCCGGGTGCGTAGCTCAGGGGTAGAGCGCCTGCCTTACAAGCAGGATGTCGGCGGTTCGAAACCGTCCGCGCCCACCGTGTCCGTCCCGTACGAAGCCCTCTCACCGCGACCGGTGAGGGGGCTTTCGTCATTCCCGGGCGAGGGCGGGGGCGGGGCGCGTCAGCCGGGCTCGTCCGTGCCGGGGCGCTCGTGGAGGTGCTTGAGGGCGGCGCGGGCGCGGACCGCCTCGGTGCCGCTGAGGCCGGACCAGTAGCGGTGGCACGTCACGAAGACGGCCAGCTCCAGCTCGCGCTGCCGGAGCTTCTCGACCTCGGCCTGCTCGTCGCCGGTCCAGCCCGGAGAGGCCGGGCGCTCCAGCTTGCGCCAGCCCTGGGTGTCGCTCACGGCGTCGAGGGGCTCCACGGACCAGGGGAGCCGCTTGAGGAGGGCCTGGAGATCGGCCCGGACCTGGTGCAGCTCCTCCTGACCGGCGAGGAGGTCGCTCGGGTAGTCGAAGTCGGGGGCGGAGTCATCGTTCGCTGCCACCCGCCAATGGTACGTCTGTTCGATTTAGTGAGGCGAGTGACTCGGCCCGGTTCACGCGAACGTGTGTACGTCTGACAGGGGTGGCTCGGCGCGTCAGACTGAAGACATGTGCCGCAGCATCAAGACGCTCCGCCCGCCCGCCCAGCCCGAAGAGGCCACCGAGGACGAGATCAGGGCCGCAGCCCTCCAGTACGTGCGCAAGGTGTCCGGCTTCCGGGCCCCGGCCGCGCACAACCGCGAGGTGTTCGACCGGGCCGTGGACGAGATCGCCCGCGCCACCGCCGCCCTGCTCGACGGCCTGGAGGTACGCGGATCGCACCCGAGACCCGCCGAGGCGGCTCAGGCCTCCTGAGTCACCGGGGCCGGGCGGCGCATCACGTAGGCGGCGACGAACCCCGCGCCCACCAGGGCGAGCAGCGAGACCAGCGTGGACATCCAGCCCGCGCCGAGCCAGTGCGCCCCGAAGTAGCCGAGCGCGACGCTGTACGCGGCCCAGGCGAAGCCCGCCAGGGCCGACCAGGGCAGGAACTCGCGGACCCGGCGGTGCGCCGTGCCGGCCGCGAAGGAGACCACCGAGCGGCCCGCGGGCGCGAACCGGGCGATGATCACGAGCAGTCCGCCGCTGGAGCGGCCGAGCGCCCCGCCGAGACGTTCCTGCGCGGTGGACAGTCGCCGGGAGCGGGCGATGGCCCGGTCGAGGCGGTCGCCGCCGCGCCAGGCGAGCCGGTAGGCGACGAGGTCGCCGAGGACGGAGGCGGTCGCCGCGCTCAGCGTGAGCGCCAGCAGATCGGGCACCCCGTGCGGGACCTCCCCGGTGGCCGCGCCGGTGCCGGCCGCCGCCGCGGTCGCCGCGGTGATCACGAGGACACCGCTCGGCAGCACGGGCAGGAAGACGTCGCAGAGGACCGAGACGGCGACGATCGCGTAGATCCAGGGACTGCCGGTCAGCGACCCCACACTCTCCAACACCGCGTGTCCACTCCCCGTACGTCGACCCGTACGACCGTTCTTGTGATGTTCCTCCGACCGTTCCTCCGGGCTGGGAGCGGCTGATGACAGCTGTACAGCGTACGCCTCAAGAGTTGCTGAAGTGACGCAAGGGGTACAGATGTTCCCCACGTCACGTTCACTCGATCGCCGTGTCGGACCGGGCGCCAAAGGCCGGTGTCCCGTACCAACGGACCAGGGGGCGCAGGGGGTGCAGGGGTACGAGGAGGAACCGGTGATGGTCACAGGAATGGTGAGCGGCGTCCTCGCGGCGGCCGTGCTCGCGACGGGCGGCGCCGGCGTCGCGGGCGGTGCGCCGGGCGGCGGCGGGTCGGACGCGTACTGGCTGCGGGTCGAGGGGCGCTTCGCGCCGCCCACGGCCTTCGTGCCGTCGGCCGCGGTCACCTACGACGACCGGCTCGTGCCGCCGGGCGCGTCGATCGAGGTCGAACAGGAGGGCGGCCGGGGCGACATGACCGTACGGCTCGCCGTCGAAGGGCTGGAGCCGGGCCGCGCCTACGGGGCGCACGTCCACCGGGAGCCGTGCGGGGCCGATCCCGAGGCGGCGGGCGGCCACTACCGGCACGAGGAGGACCCCGGGCGGGCGGACGCCGCGAACGAGGTCTGGCTGGACTTCACCACCGACCGGGCGGGCGACGGCCGGGCCGTCGTGCACAAGGCGTGGGGTCTGCGCCGGGGCGAGGCCGATTCGGTGGTGCTGCACGACGCGCCCGGCGGGGCGGGGCACCGCGTGGCCTGCTTCACGGTGCCGTTCGCGTCGCTGGGCTGAGGTCCGGACGCGTCGTGCGGGTGGTGCGTGCGGTGCGGGACGCGGTCAGGCCGCGACCTTCTCGCGCTCGGGGCTCTGCTCCCCGGACGTGCGCGCACCGCGCGCCGCGAACAGCCGGTCCAGGCCGAGGGCGCCGGAGCCGGTGAAGACGAGGAGCAGCATCGCCCAGCAGAACAGGGCGGCGGCGTCGCCACCGTTGGCGATGGGCCACAGGGCCATCGACTGGTGGACGTCGAAGTAGGCGTAGGCCATCGCGCCGGAGGCCAGGAACGCGGCCGCGCGGGTGCCGAGGCCGATGAGGACGAGGGCGCCGCAGACGACCTCGATGACACCGGCGTACCAGCCCGGCCAGGCTCCGACGGCGGGAGCGGCTCCGCCCATCGGGCTCTCGGGGTAGCCGAAGAGGGATGCGGTGCCGTGGCAGGCGAAGAGCAGGCCGACGACTATGCGGAACAGGCCGAGGGCGTAGGGCTGGGCGCTGTTCAGACGTCCAGTCATGGTGGGGACTCCTCATGTTGGGGGAGCCCAGAGATTAGGGGAACCTTACTTGAACTTGCAAGTTCAACATTTAGCCAAATCCGACGTCTCCGGCACGGCTCCAGAAGGCCTCAGTTCAGGTTCCGTTTGGTGACGCGTGTCAGCCCGCGCCGCGGGTCCGCCTGATCGAGGGTCAGCTCGGCGGCCCGTGCCCGCAGGGTCAGCGTCATCAACTGGTTCCCGAACCAGGGGCCGCCCGTGCGCCGCCAGTCGATTCCGGATCCACTCGGGCGCAGGCGCCGGGCGAGCCGTTCGCCGAAGGCGCGCGCGGGCCGGCTCCAGCCCAGCCGGAAGCCCAGGCGGATCGTGGCGGGGATCGAGTTGTGCACGGGGGAGCAGGTCAGCTGCACGACGCGGGAACTCGGCACGCCCGCGGGGAAGTCCTCGGGCCAGCGTGGCTCGGCGACGTAGGCGTGGTGCACGTCCCCGGACAGGACGCAGACCGTCGCCGGGGCGGCCGGCCCCGAACCCGCCTCGGCTATCAGCTCCGTCAGCGCGTCGAACGAGTCCGGGAACGCCGCCCAGTGCTCCAGGTCGGCCCGCCGCCGCAGGGACTCCCCGAACCGGGCCCGGCGCGGGCCGCGTTCACCCGCGCACTGCGCCGCGTTCCACCGCTCCACGTCGTGGATCAAATGCGGCAGCAGCCACGGCAGGGAGGTGCCGATGAGCAGGTGGTCGCAGTCCCGCGCGGTGTCGAGTGCCTGGTCACGCAGCCAGCGGGCCTCGTCCGGGTCGAGCATGGCCCGCTCCGGCTCGTCCAGGACGCGGGCGGCGCGGGTGTCGACCATCAGCAGCCGGGTGCGGCCGAAATCGCGCCGGTAGCTCCAGCGGACGTGCGCCGGATCGGCGTCGGCCCGCGCGGCGAACGCGCGCAGGGCGTCCGTCCCGTCCGGCGTCGCGCGCGCCTCCTCGTACAAGGGGTCGGCGGCGAGCTCGGCGGGCGTCAGGTTCCCCAGGTGCTGGTACACCCAGTACGACATCAGGCCGCTCAGCAGCCGCTCGCGCCACCACGGGGTCGCGCGCATGTCGGCGAGCCAGGCCGCGCTCGTGTTCCAGTCGTCGATCAGGTCGTGGTCGTCGAAGATCATGCAACTGGGCACGGTGGAGAGCAGCCAGCGGACCTCGGGGTCGCGCCAGGATTCGTAGTAGAGGTGCGTGTACTCCTCGTAGTCCGCGACCTGTGCTCCCGGTGGGTCGGAGAGTTCGCGGCGGCGGGCCAGCCAGGCGCGCGTCGCGGGGGACGTCTCGTCCGCGTAGACCTGGTCGCCGAGCAGGACGAGGACGTCGGGGCGGTCGGCGCCGGGGTCGGCGGCCAGGTGCGCCGCGAGGGTGTCCAGGGCGTCCGGGCCCGCCGGGTCGTGGCCTCCGGCGGGCGGCGCGGCCCAGCGGCAGGAGCCGAACGTGACACGGAACGGGGCGGGGCCGGGGGCGCCGTGGTCCGGGGTGCGGATGGTGCTCGCGGGGAAGGGGGAGTCCGGCTCGGGCCATACGCGGCGGCCGTCGACGCTCACCTCGTACGCCGTCTCGGTGCCCGGGGTGAGACCGGTGACCGGTATCAGGGCGTAGTGGTGCCCCTCGACCTGGAACGTGCGCGCGCTGCCCGCCGCGCCGTCCGCGCAGCGGACCTCGGCGAGGGCGGGCCGGGCCGTCTCCACCCAGACCGTCGCCGTGTCCTCGTCCACGTACCGCAGCAATGGGCCCAGGCGCAGTCCCGCCACGTGATCGCCTCCGCTCGTCCTCCGGCATTCCCCGCGCGCTTTGTAGCACTGGAACGCCGGAGGCGGGCCCTGCGGTTCCGGGGTTTCGTCCCGGGAGCGGTCAGCAGCCGCTGAGGCCGGACTGGATCGCGCTCTTCTCCGCCGAGTCGACCGTGAGGTTGTAGTAGTGCTTCACCTGGACCCACATGCGCAGGTACGTGCACGTGTACGCGGTGCGCGAGGGCATCCACTCGGCCGGGTCCTGGTCGCCCTTGGACTGGTTGACGTTGTCGGTGACCGCGATGAGCTGGGGCCGGGTCAGGTCGTTGGCGAAGCCCTGGCGCTGCGCCGTCGTCCAGGAGCTGGCGCCGGACTTCCAGGCCTCGGACAGCGGGACGACATGGTCGATGTCCACGTCCGACGCGGCGGTCCAGGTGGCGCCGTCGTACTCGGAGTACCAACGCCCCGAGGTAGCCGCGCAGTTGG
This window harbors:
- a CDS encoding DoxX family protein, which encodes MTGRLNSAQPYALGLFRIVVGLLFACHGTASLFGYPESPMGGAAPAVGAWPGWYAGVIEVVCGALVLIGLGTRAAAFLASGAMAYAYFDVHQSMALWPIANGGDAAALFCWAMLLLVFTGSGALGLDRLFAARGARTSGEQSPEREKVAA
- a CDS encoding HNH endonuclease family protein, whose translation is MPSRTFYARRRTALITAAAATAALTALTVTPADASPPTPVSASTARTYLSELTVKAEGSSDGYSRDKFPHWITQSGTCNTREVVLKRDGTNVVTDSNCAATSGRWYSEYDGATWTAASDVDIDHVVPLSEAWKSGASSWTTAQRQGFANDLTRPQLIAVTDNVNQSKGDQDPAEWMPSRTAYTCTYLRMWVQVKHYYNLTVDSAEKSAIQSGLSGC
- a CDS encoding alkaline phosphatase D family protein — translated: MAGLRLGPLLRYVDEDTATVWVETARPALAEVRCADGAAGSARTFQVEGHHYALIPVTGLTPGTETAYEVSVDGRRVWPEPDSPFPASTIRTPDHGAPGPAPFRVTFGSCRWAAPPAGGHDPAGPDALDTLAAHLAADPGADRPDVLVLLGDQVYADETSPATRAWLARRRELSDPPGAQVADYEEYTHLYYESWRDPEVRWLLSTVPSCMIFDDHDLIDDWNTSAAWLADMRATPWWRERLLSGLMSYWVYQHLGNLTPAELAADPLYEEARATPDGTDALRAFAARADADPAHVRWSYRRDFGRTRLLMVDTRAARVLDEPERAMLDPDEARWLRDQALDTARDCDHLLIGTSLPWLLPHLIHDVERWNAAQCAGERGPRRARFGESLRRRADLEHWAAFPDSFDALTELIAEAGSGPAAPATVCVLSGDVHHAYVAEPRWPEDFPAGVPSSRVVQLTCSPVHNSIPATIRLGFRLGWSRPARAFGERLARRLRPSGSGIDWRRTGGPWFGNQLMTLTLRARAAELTLDQADPRRGLTRVTKRNLN